A section of the Hippea sp. KM1 genome encodes:
- the rsmG gene encoding 16S rRNA (guanine(527)-N(7))-methyltransferase RsmG, with amino-acid sequence MTDLRTRLEKAFRRVDIPPGGIDNLILYIETLKEWNKNIALISKREENIVNHLVAPSLLFFKFFRDDSLSIVDIGSGAGFPAVVMKIYKPSLNITMIEPNNKKAAFLTYICAKLKLKCNIINRRIEQLSKSMECDVITARALNIRPLMDEIREKIKGGYLLWLTAKDNHLNLNLKGEILFKQHCAKLYELTEQVV; translated from the coding sequence ATGACGGACTTAAGAACTCGGCTTGAAAAGGCCTTTAGAAGGGTTGACATACCACCAGGCGGCATAGACAACCTTATACTCTACATCGAAACACTAAAGGAATGGAACAAAAACATAGCACTCATATCAAAGAGGGAAGAAAACATCGTAAACCACCTCGTTGCACCGTCCCTGTTGTTTTTCAAATTCTTCAGGGATGACAGCTTATCGATTGTGGATATAGGCTCAGGCGCCGGTTTCCCTGCCGTTGTAATGAAGATATACAAACCCAGCTTGAATATAACAATGATTGAACCAAACAACAAAAAGGCGGCCTTTTTAACCTACATATGCGCAAAGCTCAAGCTTAAATGCAACATAATAAACAGGCGCATAGAGCAGCTAAGCAAATCCATGGAATGCGATGTTATAACGGCCAGGGCCTTGAATATAAGACCGCTTATGGATGAAATCAGAGAAAAGATAAAGGGTGGCTATCTTCTTTGGTTAACCGCCAAAGATAACCACCTTAACTTAAATCTAAAAGGGGAGATTCTCTTTAAGCAGCACTGCGCAAAACTCTACGAACTTACAGAACAGGTGGTCTGA
- a CDS encoding helix-turn-helix domain-containing protein: MAEKIKSYRKKQGLTLKALAEKVGCTDAYISQIETGKAVPSISVLQKIAQALDVQVRDLLSDEQSNDKIFLTKEERTQIIYPGSHVYAELLVAKISNKAMEPLYKVVPVGCDSKGEHRHTGEEFGYILKGKLELRVGDQVKVLGPGDSFYFSSTQPHSYKNVGDVDVETIWVVRPPVL; the protein is encoded by the coding sequence ATGGCTGAAAAGATTAAGAGTTATCGGAAGAAGCAGGGCTTGACACTAAAGGCGTTGGCAGAGAAGGTCGGATGCACCGATGCTTATATCTCCCAGATAGAGACGGGCAAAGCAGTGCCTTCCATTAGCGTTTTACAGAAGATAGCCCAGGCCCTCGATGTGCAGGTTAGGGATCTTTTAAGCGATGAGCAGTCCAATGATAAGATATTCTTAACAAAGGAGGAAAGGACTCAAATCATATATCCAGGCAGCCATGTCTATGCTGAGCTGCTCGTGGCCAAGATTTCCAATAAAGCCATGGAGCCCCTCTATAAGGTTGTGCCTGTGGGTTGCGATTCAAAGGGTGAGCACAGGCATACGGGTGAGGAGTTTGGATACATCTTGAAGGGCAAGCTGGAGCTTAGGGTTGGTGATCAGGTTAAGGTTTTGGGCCCAGGCGATAGCTTCTATTTCTCATCAACCCAACCCCATTCTTATAAGAATGTAGGCGATGTGGATGTTGAGACCATCTGGGTAGTCAGACCACCTGTTCTGTAA